The following proteins come from a genomic window of Paramisgurnus dabryanus chromosome 19, PD_genome_1.1, whole genome shotgun sequence:
- the nrsn1l gene encoding neurensin 1-like, which yields MASDSEVCGSGHMIDSGCHVFGVRSYLHHFYEECTASMREQHEDQSQRSSLQWSLWKVALALGAALLVVGLVVMTVGYAIPTRIEAFGEGELLFVDRQAMRYNRSLHVCVLVGTGILTLGGVLMAGGILMSNFSTAPTPTRQEESSPRSSRGERKAGTRIAGVMKSPADPVMKPPSPASSDGGESPLARNDKAQKGL from the exons ATGGCATCCGACTCTGAAGTTTGCGGGTCTGGTCACATGATCGACTCAGGCTGCCATGTTTTCGGAGTGCGTTCCTATTTGCATCACTTCTATGAGGAGTGCACAGCTTCAATGAGGGAACAGCATGAGGACCAGAGCCAGAGATCATCCCTGCAGTGGAGTCTATGGAAG GTTGCACTTGCTCTTGGTGCTGCGCTCCTGGTGGTGGGACTGGTGGTCATGACAGTGGGCTACGCCATCCCCACTCGCATCGAGGCATTTGGCGAGGGAGAGCTGCTGTTCGTGGACCGCCAGGCCATGCGTTACAATCGCTCGCTTCACGTGTGTGTGCTGGTCGGGACAGGGATTCTCACGCTGGGTGGAGTACTGATGGCAGGAGGAATCCTGATGTCTAACTTCTCCACAGCTCCCACACCCACGAGACAGGAAGAGTCCAGTCCACGTTCATCCAGAGGAGAACGGAAAGCAGGAACCAGAATCGCGGGCGTAATGAAAAGCCCAGCAGATCCGGTAATGAAACCTCCCAGTCCAGCCTCAAGTGATGGAGGAGAATCTCCTCTTGCTAGGAATGATAAAGCTCAGAAGGGTTTGTAA